A genomic region of Desulfosarcina ovata subsp. ovata contains the following coding sequences:
- the brnA gene encoding type II toxin-antitoxin system BrnA family antitoxin — protein MKAKELDKKFDEGKSIIEHLDLSKARRPNQELKRVNVDFPLWMIQSLDKEAKRLGVPRQTIIKIWLAERLNKSATV, from the coding sequence ATGAAAGCTAAAGAATTAGACAAGAAATTTGATGAGGGGAAAAGTATCATAGAACATCTGGATCTCTCAAAGGCAAGACGGCCGAACCAGGAGCTAAAACGGGTTAATGTCGATTTTCCGCTTTGGATGATTCAGTCATTAGATAAAGAAGCCAAGCGTCTTGGTGTTCCACGGCAAACGATTATTAAAATTTGGCTCGCTGAAAGATTAAATAAATCCGCTACCGTATAG
- a CDS encoding ABC transporter substrate-binding protein, translated as MAIILRTPSRLTGASKPAHLAVFIVMAALMFGLAIPLARPALAQDPQPPEGRSLRANILYLNSYHDGYAWSDEILEGLRAGLSTYSAVELQVEYMDLKRYPRAHIAPLLVDLYTRKFEDRKFDVVVVSDNFAFEFWGKYGDRLFPGVPMVFCGVNDVTRVSLEGRHMTGIIENFDVEATLNVALKLNPKKNRLVIIGNASITGRSIMNQVLSVRDRFADRLTFVPCTLSSLKELDALMAKASDNTLFYFIPFYTQLEGRFYSATELLEIVHRSTSAPIYTNWGFLLGHGAVVGLSGMEGQILKKTVWPFMLYGAVVGIVAMLMSFVFFPGLY; from the coding sequence ATGGCAATCATCCTCAGGACCCCATCCAGATTGACCGGCGCTAGCAAGCCAGCCCACCTTGCCGTTTTCATTGTTATGGCCGCGTTGATGTTTGGGTTAGCCATCCCCCTTGCAAGGCCGGCGCTGGCACAAGATCCCCAGCCACCCGAAGGAAGATCTCTTCGCGCCAACATTCTCTACCTCAATTCCTATCACGACGGGTATGCCTGGTCCGATGAAATCCTGGAGGGGCTGCGCGCGGGACTCAGCACCTACTCCGCCGTCGAGCTGCAGGTGGAGTATATGGACCTCAAACGCTACCCCAGGGCCCATATCGCCCCGCTGCTGGTGGATCTGTACACGCGCAAATTCGAGGACCGAAAATTCGACGTGGTGGTCGTGTCGGACAATTTCGCGTTCGAATTCTGGGGCAAGTATGGCGATCGCCTCTTTCCCGGGGTGCCCATGGTCTTCTGCGGCGTAAACGATGTCACCCGCGTGTCCCTCGAAGGCCGCCACATGACGGGAATCATCGAAAACTTTGATGTCGAAGCCACCTTGAACGTGGCGCTGAAACTAAACCCCAAAAAAAATCGTCTGGTGATCATCGGCAATGCCTCAATCACGGGTCGGTCCATCATGAACCAGGTGCTGTCGGTCAGGGACCGTTTTGCGGACCGGTTGACATTTGTTCCCTGCACGCTGTCTAGTCTGAAGGAGCTTGACGCCCTGATGGCCAAGGCGTCGGACAACACCCTGTTCTATTTCATTCCCTTTTATACCCAACTGGAAGGACGCTTTTACTCGGCCACGGAGCTACTTGAAATCGTCCATCGCAGCACGTCCGCGCCGATTTACACCAACTGGGGGTTTCTGCTCGGCCACGGCGCCGTGGTCGGACTGTCCGGCATGGAGGGCCAGATTCTGAAAAAGACCGTGTGGCCGTTCATGCTTTACGGTGCCGTTGTCGGTATCGTGGCCATGCTGATGAGTTTTGTCTTTTTTCCCGGCTTGTACTAA
- a CDS encoding transposase, with amino-acid sequence MKIPCAKPLAFLVTGLSFLKPGLTNIQFDNMILVATALVLGSGFNLSRISRMWLEEKAVSTLSYFLSDAKFYIPELQLLYAKRIQQMYTLQPGYFLIDDTMKHHTKFCKWIHGVFVLFDHAFGTNMKATCLVFVYYSDGNLIKFPINFRMFHKETGTMPWQRGKAHPYKTKYALAVEILEWALEVGFPPSMVLADSWFCTGPFIKELKRLELSYIIELKPNYTVRVPCQPPKLTPKGRLSKNQYYTRSLPEVYKSISYVEKYGFTADPATGKAQKVLYHTKTKTLRLNSITGKHCVVESVDPTTQTTKYLLTDQLTWEAGKILITYSHRWVIEEFFRNAKQLTDMEGATIRSEQGVSITICLVSWIDSLLHFENYKQSTAGKLSKGSLTIPSIIRQSQYENFKAVFERLKADEDFYRKWLEVEEKNIFRFRKPRKEVELLERNQNLNPQEAA; translated from the coding sequence ATGAAGATTCCGTGCGCTAAGCCGCTCGCATTCCTTGTCACCGGGCTGTCCTTTTTGAAACCAGGGCTAACCAACATTCAATTTGATAACATGATACTGGTCGCAACGGCCTTGGTATTGGGTTCTGGATTCAACCTGAGCCGCATTAGTCGAATGTGGTTGGAAGAAAAGGCGGTTAGCACGCTTTCTTATTTTTTATCCGATGCAAAATTTTACATCCCCGAGTTGCAATTGCTTTATGCCAAACGCATCCAGCAAATGTACACCCTTCAACCAGGTTATTTTCTGATCGACGACACAATGAAACACCATACCAAATTCTGCAAATGGATTCACGGTGTGTTTGTTTTATTCGATCATGCCTTTGGAACGAACATGAAGGCAACCTGCCTTGTTTTTGTGTATTACAGTGATGGAAACCTTATCAAATTTCCAATCAATTTCAGAATGTTTCACAAAGAAACGGGGACGATGCCTTGGCAAAGAGGGAAAGCCCATCCATACAAAACCAAGTATGCGCTTGCCGTCGAGATACTGGAGTGGGCATTGGAAGTCGGTTTCCCCCCTTCCATGGTGTTAGCGGATTCCTGGTTTTGCACAGGGCCGTTTATCAAAGAACTTAAACGCCTTGAGCTCAGTTATATTATCGAACTCAAACCCAATTACACGGTCAGGGTCCCATGCCAGCCCCCTAAGCTCACCCCCAAAGGGCGATTGTCAAAAAATCAATATTACACGCGGTCCCTGCCCGAGGTTTATAAATCCATTTCTTACGTTGAAAAATACGGCTTTACAGCAGACCCGGCAACTGGTAAAGCTCAAAAAGTTCTTTATCACACGAAGACTAAGACGCTTCGTTTAAATTCTATAACTGGCAAGCATTGTGTTGTTGAAAGTGTTGATCCCACCACTCAAACCACGAAATATTTACTTACCGATCAACTCACTTGGGAAGCCGGTAAAATTCTCATCACTTACAGCCATAGATGGGTAATTGAAGAGTTTTTCAGGAATGCGAAGCAGCTAACCGATATGGAGGGAGCCACTATCAGGAGTGAGCAAGGCGTATCAATAACGATATGCCTGGTGTCCTGGATTGACTCCCTCCTCCATTTTGAAAACTACAAGCAAAGCACTGCTGGAAAACTGTCAAAGGGATCATTAACGATCCCCTCAATTATACGTCAATCCCAATACGAAAATTTCAAGGCAGTATTTGAGAGACTGAAGGCGGACGAAGATTTTTATCGCAAGTGGTTAGAAGTGGAAGAGAAAAATATCTTCAGGTTCCGCAAACCGAGAAAAGAAGTGGAGTTGCTCGAACGGAACCAGAATCTCAATCCCCAAGAGGCTGCATAG
- a CDS encoding FAD-binding oxidoreductase: MFSNALIKEFKAIVGKQNVLQKEADRQAYAYDAAVLDPVVPAMAVCPTTSEELGKVVRLCNENGIPLTPRGSGTNLSGGTIPEKKGIVLLTNALNKIIEINAQDLYAVIQPGVVTAQFAAEVARHGLFYPPDPGSMAVSTLGGNVAENAGGLRGLKYGVTKDYVMGVDFFDVTGELVKSGSRTVKCVTGLNLSALQVASEGILGVFNEIVLKLVPPPAANKAMMAVFDDIDKASETVAAIIAAHIVPCTLEILDNSTIKYVEDYTRAGMPVTAQAILLIEVDGHPAQVAEEAEKVVSICKTAGAVDVQAARDEAERNKLWEARRAALPALARARPTTVLEDATVPRSQIPAMIRAINEIAKKHRLEVGTFGHAGDGNLHPTILCDKRDTREFERVEQAVDEIFDVALSLKGTLSGEHGIGLAKAKWLEKETSAATIAYARALKTAVDPKGILNPGKIIGG, translated from the coding sequence ATGTTCAGTAATGCGCTGATCAAGGAATTTAAGGCCATCGTCGGTAAGCAAAACGTGCTGCAAAAAGAAGCCGACCGCCAGGCCTATGCCTATGATGCCGCCGTCCTCGACCCCGTGGTGCCCGCCATGGCCGTATGCCCGACGACCAGCGAGGAGCTGGGCAAGGTGGTCCGCCTGTGCAACGAAAACGGCATCCCCCTGACCCCACGCGGCTCCGGGACGAACCTGTCCGGCGGAACGATCCCCGAGAAAAAGGGAATTGTGCTGCTCACCAACGCCCTGAACAAGATCATCGAAATCAATGCGCAGGATCTTTACGCCGTCATCCAGCCCGGAGTGGTGACGGCCCAGTTTGCCGCCGAGGTGGCCCGGCACGGGCTCTTTTACCCACCGGACCCCGGATCGATGGCAGTATCCACGCTGGGCGGCAACGTGGCCGAAAACGCCGGTGGATTGCGCGGCCTGAAATACGGGGTGACCAAGGATTACGTGATGGGCGTCGACTTCTTCGACGTGACCGGCGAGCTGGTCAAGTCCGGTTCGCGCACGGTCAAATGCGTCACCGGCCTGAACCTGTCCGCCCTGCAGGTGGCCAGCGAAGGTATCCTGGGGGTGTTCAACGAGATTGTGCTCAAACTGGTTCCCCCGCCGGCGGCCAACAAGGCCATGATGGCGGTCTTCGACGACATCGACAAGGCCTCGGAAACCGTGGCCGCCATCATCGCGGCGCACATCGTGCCCTGTACCCTGGAGATCCTGGACAACAGCACCATCAAATATGTGGAAGATTACACCCGGGCCGGCATGCCCGTGACTGCCCAGGCGATCCTGCTGATCGAGGTGGACGGCCACCCGGCCCAGGTGGCCGAGGAAGCCGAGAAAGTCGTCAGCATCTGCAAAACAGCCGGCGCCGTGGACGTTCAGGCCGCCCGGGACGAGGCCGAGCGCAACAAACTGTGGGAGGCGCGCCGCGCGGCCCTGCCCGCCCTGGCCCGGGCCCGACCCACCACCGTGCTCGAGGACGCCACCGTGCCGCGATCCCAGATTCCGGCCATGATCCGCGCCATCAACGAAATCGCCAAGAAACACCGGCTCGAGGTGGGCACCTTCGGTCATGCCGGCGACGGCAACCTGCACCCCACGATCCTCTGCGACAAGCGCGACACCAGGGAGTTCGAGCGCGTCGAACAGGCGGTGGACGAGATTTTCGATGTGGCCCTGTCTCTCAAGGGCACCCTTTCGGGGGAGCACGGCATCGGGCTGGCCAAGGCCAAGTGGCTGGAAAAAGAGACCTCGGCGGCGACCATCGCCTATGCCAGGGCACTCAAAACGGCCGTGGACCCCAAAGGAATCCTGAACCCCGGCAAGATCATTGGAGGGTGA